In Paenibacillus hexagrammi, the following are encoded in one genomic region:
- a CDS encoding DUF6431 domain-containing protein, translating to MLCTQCRKIHHELPDCIVPYKRYESSGTWFVSMA from the coding sequence ATGCTCTGTACTCAGTGCCGAAAGATCCACCATGAGCTTCCGGATTGTATTGTGCCGTACAAGCGCTACGAATCATCTGGAACGTGGTTCGTTTCAATGGCTTGA
- a CDS encoding ABC transporter ATP-binding protein, with protein sequence MLIDVNNLSKQFTYHKKEPGLKSSVSNLFRRERLVKHAVKNITFSIDEGEIVGFLGPNGAGKTTTLKMLSGIMYPTSGEAKVAGYVPWERKKKLKQQFSIVMGQKSQLWWDLPAIESLNLNKYIYEIEEAAFRQSVSDLTDLLDVKELLNVQVRRLSLGERMKLELIAALIHKPKILFLDEPTIGLDIISQKKLRDSIKEYNRKEKTTIILTSHYMEDIEELCSRLIVINEGVIAYDGELDKVNELFNQKKRLNLQFSDSITRDALTNYGTIIDFDSYSATIEIDRDKQKAHLRAMLEVLPISDFNIGDIPIEEGIRLLYERGDS encoded by the coding sequence ATGTTAATAGACGTTAACAATCTATCCAAGCAATTTACGTACCACAAAAAAGAGCCAGGGTTAAAATCCTCTGTTTCCAACCTGTTTCGCCGTGAGAGGCTTGTCAAGCATGCCGTCAAAAATATTACGTTCTCGATAGATGAAGGTGAGATCGTCGGTTTTCTGGGACCCAATGGTGCCGGTAAGACGACAACCCTAAAAATGTTATCTGGCATAATGTATCCCACCAGCGGTGAAGCAAAAGTGGCGGGGTATGTGCCATGGGAGAGGAAGAAGAAATTAAAACAGCAGTTTTCGATCGTTATGGGACAAAAAAGCCAACTGTGGTGGGACCTCCCTGCGATTGAATCGCTGAATTTGAATAAATACATATACGAAATCGAGGAAGCCGCCTTTAGGCAATCAGTTAGTGATTTAACGGATTTGCTGGACGTGAAGGAGTTACTGAATGTTCAAGTAAGGAGACTTTCCTTGGGTGAACGAATGAAGCTGGAGCTAATAGCAGCTCTTATTCATAAGCCCAAAATCCTCTTCTTAGATGAACCAACGATTGGGCTCGACATCATCTCACAGAAGAAGCTCAGGGACTCTATAAAAGAATACAATAGGAAGGAAAAGACGACCATCATCTTAACGAGTCACTATATGGAGGATATCGAGGAGCTATGCAGCAGGCTAATCGTCATTAACGAGGGTGTAATCGCGTACGACGGTGAACTTGACAAGGTAAATGAGCTTTTCAATCAAAAAAAGCGGCTGAATTTACAATTTTCGGATTCTATAACGAGAGACGCCCTAACAAACTATGGAACGATTATCGATTTCGATTCCTACAGCGCCACGATCGAGATTGATAGGGACAAACAGAAAGCGCACCTAAGGGCTATGCTTGAAGTTCTCCCTATATCGGACTTCAATATCGGCGATATCCCGATCGAGGAAGGCATAAGATTACTCTATGAAAGAGGGGACTCATAG
- a CDS encoding ABC transporter permease, giving the protein MAVYKKYMKSLLGLQNSMEYRTDFFIDMLSGIFAVVIQCFLWTVIFNSSSSDNVYGYTYEQLITYTILAGVVAKLLSTGFENVIAADIKDGGLSKFLVQPIGYFQYRVFCFIGQKISQIAFLLLIVAAMLLTSKYALNFQMEMSLPFLALLPLFLSAVLNFLIFYCVSTIAFWMLDVSMLFWGINLLTLILSGAIFPLDIFGERWLRVMEYLPFTYTAYFSLNVLTGKVIGNTIVEGIVVQLIWICIFGVLSAGLWRMGMKKYVAVGG; this is encoded by the coding sequence ATGGCCGTGTACAAAAAATACATGAAGTCTCTCCTTGGATTACAAAACTCGATGGAGTACAGAACGGATTTTTTCATTGATATGCTCAGTGGAATCTTCGCTGTGGTAATACAGTGTTTTCTATGGACGGTTATTTTTAATAGCTCGAGTAGCGATAACGTTTACGGTTATACGTATGAACAGTTGATCACGTACACTATATTAGCCGGCGTGGTCGCGAAGCTGTTATCGACCGGATTCGAGAATGTGATTGCAGCGGATATTAAGGATGGAGGACTGAGTAAGTTTTTAGTACAGCCTATCGGTTACTTCCAGTACCGTGTGTTCTGTTTTATCGGACAGAAGATTTCCCAAATAGCATTTCTGCTTCTTATTGTTGCGGCCATGCTATTGACTAGCAAATATGCGTTAAATTTCCAAATGGAAATGAGTTTGCCCTTTCTAGCGCTGCTTCCTTTATTCCTATCAGCCGTGTTGAATTTTCTAATCTTTTACTGCGTTAGCACGATCGCCTTTTGGATGCTAGACGTGTCGATGTTATTCTGGGGGATTAACCTTTTGACGCTTATTCTAAGTGGTGCCATTTTTCCGCTGGATATCTTCGGTGAACGCTGGCTGCGCGTGATGGAATATCTCCCCTTTACATATACCGCTTACTTTTCGTTAAACGTGCTTACAGGCAAGGTAATCGGTAATACCATCGTGGAAGGAATCGTGGTTCAGCTCATCTGGATCTGCATATTCGGCGTGTTATCGGCTGGCTTGTGGAGGATGGGAATGAAAAAATATGTAGCAGTAGGTGGTTAA
- a CDS encoding ABC transporter permease, whose amino-acid sequence MSSLAKSLRKYIRVYYHLLKINLISQLEYRSNFFVGFIVESGFLFTKIMYLVVLYNVDVTINGYSPDHMMLYVGTFSIVTAFYTGFIMINFYEIPGHVKNGTLDMFITKPISTQFLVTLRKSNFALAMSNLIGGIVMVIIACSRIGGEIDAYNLIGYLALIICGIVMSYALFLLPQLLSFWVVETKALIGLADRAWDFNTMPMVIFPKWFQRIGTFILPIFAISNFPPMLLAGHMKIYLIIWAVASPFLFLYLVSKLWNIAIRSYTSASS is encoded by the coding sequence ATGAGTTCGTTGGCTAAAAGCTTGCGAAAGTATATTCGGGTATACTACCATTTGTTGAAAATCAATCTGATCTCGCAGCTGGAGTATCGATCCAACTTCTTTGTCGGGTTTATTGTCGAAAGTGGATTTCTCTTTACGAAGATCATGTACCTTGTCGTCTTATACAATGTTGACGTTACGATCAACGGGTATTCGCCGGATCACATGATGCTATATGTGGGGACGTTCTCTATCGTAACGGCATTCTATACGGGGTTCATCATGATTAACTTCTATGAGATTCCAGGGCATGTCAAGAACGGGACCCTCGATATGTTTATAACAAAGCCTATCTCCACGCAGTTTCTAGTGACATTAAGGAAGTCTAATTTCGCGCTGGCGATGTCTAACTTGATAGGCGGAATTGTTATGGTCATCATTGCTTGTAGCCGGATAGGAGGTGAGATAGACGCTTATAATTTGATCGGTTATCTGGCATTAATCATTTGTGGAATTGTAATGTCTTATGCGTTGTTTCTGTTGCCGCAATTATTGTCGTTCTGGGTTGTAGAGACGAAAGCGCTTATTGGGCTTGCGGACCGGGCATGGGACTTTAACACTATGCCAATGGTTATTTTTCCGAAATGGTTTCAACGAATAGGCACATTCATTCTGCCTATCTTCGCGATTTCCAATTTTCCTCCGATGCTGCTAGCAGGTCATATGAAAATATATTTGATCATATGGGCTGTCGCATCCCCCTTCTTGTTCTTATACCTGGTCTCGAAGCTGTGGAATATAGCCATAAGGAGCTACACCAGCGCAAGCAGTTAA
- a CDS encoding acyl carrier protein has translation MEKQIVIIEAIKRAIGKENVSSDSVLIDDLGVDSMGFIRIVVEVEKSLETQFGDDDIVLNLYPTVQDLINYFENR, from the coding sequence ATGGAAAAGCAGATCGTTATTATTGAAGCCATTAAGCGTGCAATTGGAAAAGAGAACGTCTCATCTGATTCCGTATTGATCGACGATTTGGGTGTGGATTCGATGGGATTCATTCGAATCGTAGTTGAGGTGGAAAAATCGTTAGAAACCCAATTCGGCGATGATGATATCGTTCTGAATTTGTATCCTACTGTTCAGGATCTCATTAATTATTTTGAAAACCGCTAA
- a CDS encoding amino acid adenylation domain-containing protein, translating into MYEIIAKTASQQPNVAAVVFEDTVTTYEAFIHTVDRLAAMLQMNHIKQGDIVGLIHSRTPIALAAMFAGVKVGAAYMPIEPGAPKARTVYMLDENHAAAILTDLPEIMDQYADYRIIDTSKQTMVQATEAFNEHIDYSDHTAYIIYTSGSTGKPKGVKIRQAGIVNLILHGTDVVGISPGRTMMCLSNLSFDMSVPETILALCKGLTVVLANEKEQKNPVLIRRLFEKHGIDTVLIAPTRLQLLTMYHRNLSFMSHVKSFMFGAEKIPGYLLEMIKANCPDARIYNLYGPTEVTAFVTYSDITDKVLIDVGRPIENMEVYIMNEYLEPVRIGVKGEICVSGIALSPGYVNDLELTDKKFIFHENVKYGSLYRTGDYGRMLDDGCIQYLGRLDNQVKFKGYRIELEEIEAVALSYPGIMQVVADIREDAVGVEELFLFYSLTQPINEADLRNYLRQVLPDYMVPTVYERSETLPTNQNGKIDRKQLKQGKELLR; encoded by the coding sequence ATGTACGAAATTATTGCAAAAACCGCGTCGCAGCAGCCAAATGTTGCTGCAGTCGTATTCGAGGATACAGTCACAACGTATGAGGCATTCATCCATACTGTCGATCGGTTAGCTGCAATGCTCCAAATGAATCATATAAAGCAGGGTGACATTGTTGGGCTGATACACAGCAGAACCCCTATTGCGCTTGCTGCCATGTTTGCGGGAGTTAAAGTAGGTGCAGCCTATATGCCAATCGAACCGGGAGCCCCGAAAGCTAGAACGGTCTATATGCTGGATGAAAACCATGCAGCAGCGATCCTTACAGACCTCCCCGAAATCATGGATCAATATGCAGATTACAGAATAATTGATACATCGAAGCAAACGATGGTCCAAGCAACCGAAGCATTCAATGAGCATATTGATTACTCCGACCACACGGCTTACATCATCTATACGTCAGGTTCTACCGGGAAGCCAAAGGGCGTGAAAATCCGGCAAGCGGGCATCGTGAACCTGATTCTGCATGGAACAGATGTTGTGGGCATTTCCCCTGGCAGAACAATGATGTGCTTGTCTAACCTTTCCTTCGACATGTCTGTGCCCGAAACTATCCTGGCACTATGCAAAGGATTAACTGTCGTATTGGCTAATGAAAAGGAACAGAAGAACCCGGTCTTAATCAGGAGACTTTTCGAGAAACATGGCATTGATACCGTCCTTATCGCGCCGACGAGACTCCAACTATTAACGATGTATCATCGAAATCTCTCATTCATGAGCCATGTTAAGTCCTTTATGTTTGGCGCGGAAAAGATCCCCGGCTATTTGCTTGAGATGATTAAAGCGAACTGTCCAGATGCACGTATTTATAATCTTTATGGCCCTACGGAGGTTACCGCATTCGTGACGTACAGCGACATCACGGATAAAGTTTTGATCGATGTAGGAAGGCCGATAGAGAACATGGAAGTTTATATTATGAATGAATATCTAGAACCGGTAAGGATAGGGGTTAAGGGCGAAATATGTGTTTCAGGCATAGCACTCTCTCCGGGATATGTTAATGATCTTGAACTGACAGACAAAAAGTTTATTTTCCACGAAAACGTAAAATACGGGTCACTCTACAGAACTGGCGATTATGGAAGAATGCTTGATGACGGTTGTATTCAATACTTAGGACGATTAGATAATCAGGTTAAATTCAAGGGATATCGAATCGAGCTGGAGGAAATAGAAGCCGTAGCACTATCCTATCCAGGTATAATGCAGGTGGTTGCAGATATTAGAGAGGATGCTGTTGGAGTCGAGGAGTTGTTCCTCTTCTATAGCTTAACTCAACCCATCAATGAGGCCGATTTAAGGAATTACCTGCGTCAAGTGTTGCCGGATTATATGGTCCCTACGGTGTACGAGAGGAGCGAAACACTTCCTACCAACCAGAATGGGAAGATTGATAGAAAGCAACTGAAACAAGGGAAGGAGCTCCTCCGGTAG
- a CDS encoding NAD(P)-dependent oxidoreductase, with translation MCLPHSGVVEETLIGEAGMINDLAPHTIVIDCSTSDPASTCNLSRLLKDRKISLLDAPMNRGPKDAREGKLNIMVGGDPEAYEAVYPLFASFSENIYYVGQAGAGHRLKLLNNYISMAFTSIVISSLSYAQMNGLDLAILDKVMSKGSNYIPAMPLMISWLEKGGTSFNFLSRTLVKM, from the coding sequence ATGTGCCTACCACATTCCGGTGTGGTTGAGGAAACGCTCATTGGAGAGGCGGGCATGATCAATGATTTGGCGCCTCATACAATCGTGATTGACTGTTCGACATCCGATCCTGCATCAACGTGCAATCTAAGCCGACTATTGAAGGATAGAAAGATTTCATTGTTGGATGCCCCGATGAACAGGGGGCCAAAGGATGCGCGGGAAGGCAAGTTAAACATCATGGTTGGCGGAGACCCGGAAGCCTATGAGGCGGTGTATCCGTTATTTGCCAGCTTTTCGGAAAATATTTACTATGTGGGGCAGGCAGGGGCGGGCCATCGTCTTAAGCTACTAAATAACTATATTTCGATGGCCTTTACGAGCATCGTGATATCGAGTCTGTCTTACGCACAAATGAATGGACTTGATCTTGCCATTTTGGACAAGGTGATGTCAAAGGGATCGAACTATATTCCCGCAATGCCCCTAATGATTAGCTGGCTAGAAAAAGGGGGGACATCCTTCAATTTTCTATCGAGAACGCTAGTAAAGATGTGA